TTTGAATTTTGGAATTTATACTGTAGCGGTTTAGTAGTGGGCGACTTCCCAGAACAGCTGGATGGCGATGAATAGCAAACTCACACCCGCTGCTTTTTTGAGCATTTGCGGAGATATGCGGTTTGCTAACCAGCAACCCACCATGCACCCCAACAAGCTCGTCGCCACAAGCGCTGAGGACGCCCCAGCAAAAACAAGCCAGGGAGACTGAGATTGGGCACTCATCAGCAGCGTCGCTACCTGGGTTTTGTCTCCCATTTCGGACAGGAAGATGGTCAAAAAAGTCGAGCCGAAGACAGCTAACGCTCCCTGCCGCACTTTTTGAGCTTGTCGGATCTGGGTTGTGTTGTCGGCAGGTTCGCCCTCAGTCGAGTCTGTCGGTTTTGGCTCGCTTGCAGGTTCCAGGGTGCTAAGACTCTGACTGACTGATTCAAAAGCAGGCAAGCTCACAGATGCAGAGGATAGTTTCACAGGCACTTTGGCTAACTACTCAGTTTTTTCATATTTTTTTCATTTTATCTGCTCCGGCACGAAATCTCACCCAGGAGGGAGGGAAATTTTACAGCCAACCAAAAAAAGCGCAACACCGGATGCGATCGGGCTGTGTTGCGCTTGTGTATATGCAGCTAACTCGGTTGCATATTGGAATTCGAGCGTAGCGAGAGATTTTTTGCAAACGATCGCGACCAATTCCACCGCCTCGCTAGGCATTGCCAGAGAATTTATGCGTTAGATCGGGTTTTGAAAAAAAACCAACCAAGTTTTCGATAAATAAATTGTACGTTTTAGATCGATCGGCTAGTTCTATTTGTTTGGAATCTGTTTCGGGAGGATGTATAAAGAATTCCTCCCCGGCGTCCTCGGTTGTGGCACAGTCTTCCGAGTTAAAGGTAAATGTAAATAGAGGAATTTCTTCTAATAACCCAGCAAACATCAATCGGAAAGCTGCTTGCTGAACTTTAACAGTAGGTTGATTTATTTGCTTAGCGATACTACTAATAGATAGGGTGCCATCAGCATATTCCCAAATCTGCCATTCTAAGGAATTCAGTGGCAGTAGAGGTTTCCCCGATACGATACTTTGAATTGCAGAACTAGAATCGGGAATTACATCAGCAAAACCATCCCAGTTGGAGAGCGATCTCAACCCCGCGAGAGCGACTTCCATCGCGGGAATGCTCAAGCCAGTCATCTCGGCAGTTGGTAAAGTAGCTCTACAGTCGAAATCAAATTTACCACTATGTATGTTGAAAAATCCAC
This is a stretch of genomic DNA from Aerosakkonema funiforme FACHB-1375. It encodes these proteins:
- a CDS encoding TMEM165/GDT1 family protein codes for the protein MPVKLSSASVSLPAFESVSQSLSTLEPASEPKPTDSTEGEPADNTTQIRQAQKVRQGALAVFGSTFLTIFLSEMGDKTQVATLLMSAQSQSPWLVFAGASSALVATSLLGCMVGCWLANRISPQMLKKAAGVSLLFIAIQLFWEVAHY
- a CDS encoding DUF4388 domain-containing protein, with the protein product MTLASCIEDFSLAELFRIIEREGKSGRLTLSIPVDFPVSEAQKSYYIWFQQGRIVAAGDRLDGQGLISKIVEKGWLSQRAIQRLQKLSQQEAPLGLTLKAQGALQAEQLNSLFTAQIREICGFFNIHSGKFDFDCRATLPTAEMTGLSIPAMEVALAGLRSLSNWDGFADVIPDSSSAIQSIVSGKPLLPLNSLEWQIWEYADGTLSISSIAKQINQPTVKVQQAAFRLMFAGLLEEIPLFTFTFNSEDCATTEDAGEEFFIHPPETDSKQIELADRSKTYNLFIENLVGFFSKPDLTHKFSGNA